Proteins found in one Amycolatopsis umgeniensis genomic segment:
- a CDS encoding AMP-binding protein produces the protein MREFSAPAANPVTDDENLADVVWANAERFSDVVSFRRQVDGTWLDITAKDFAAQVLAVAKGMAQAGIAPGDRIGLMSKTRYEWTLIDFAIWAAGAVTVPIYDTSSAEQVHWILSDSAAKGVFVETDEHLATLESVKGRLDTLEHTWQIEAADEPAVDHLTARGAELSDDDLHERRRTVKAGDLATIVYTSGTTGRPKGVELTHRNLLAEIRADIAAFPQLMEQGNSLLVFLPLAHVLARAIAVTALSARVTLGHTSDVKNLVADLGTFRPTFVVAVPRVFEKVYNSAKQKAHGDGKGKIFDAAEATAVAYSQAQDTGGAGLGLKVKHALFDKLVFSKLRAALGGRCVAAVSGGAPLGVRLAHFFRGIGVPVFEGYGLTETSAAACVGTQDGFRVGTVGRPVAGTSVRIADDGEILLKGDVVFSGYFNNAEATAEALEDGWFHTGDLGELDSDGFLKITGRKKEIIVTAGGKNVAPSGLEDTIKASPLISQAMVVGDQRPFIGALITIDEEYFPSWKSQHGKPSDATVSDLAGDAELRAEVQQAVDQANSAVSQAEAIKKFTILSKDFTEAGGEITPSLKLKRNIVNKNYANDIEALYKK, from the coding sequence GTGCGCGAATTCAGCGCCCCCGCCGCCAATCCGGTGACCGACGACGAGAACCTCGCGGACGTCGTCTGGGCGAACGCCGAGCGGTTCTCCGATGTCGTGAGTTTCCGCCGCCAGGTCGACGGTACCTGGTTGGACATCACCGCCAAGGACTTCGCCGCCCAGGTTCTCGCCGTGGCCAAGGGAATGGCACAGGCGGGCATCGCACCGGGCGACCGGATCGGGCTGATGTCCAAGACCCGCTACGAATGGACCCTGATCGATTTCGCGATCTGGGCCGCGGGCGCGGTCACCGTCCCGATCTACGACACCTCCTCGGCCGAGCAGGTCCACTGGATCCTTTCGGACTCGGCGGCGAAGGGCGTGTTCGTCGAGACCGACGAACACCTCGCGACGCTGGAATCCGTCAAGGGGCGCCTCGACACGCTCGAGCACACCTGGCAGATCGAGGCCGCGGACGAGCCCGCCGTCGATCATCTCACCGCGCGGGGCGCCGAGCTGAGCGACGACGACCTGCACGAGCGCCGCCGCACGGTGAAGGCGGGCGACCTCGCCACGATCGTGTACACGTCGGGCACGACCGGCCGTCCCAAGGGTGTCGAGCTGACCCACCGGAACCTCCTCGCCGAGATCCGCGCCGACATCGCCGCGTTCCCGCAGCTGATGGAGCAGGGCAACTCGCTGCTGGTGTTCCTGCCGCTCGCGCACGTCCTCGCCCGCGCCATCGCGGTGACGGCGCTCAGCGCGCGCGTGACCCTCGGGCACACCTCGGACGTCAAGAACCTCGTCGCCGACCTCGGCACCTTCCGGCCGACGTTCGTCGTCGCCGTACCGCGCGTGTTCGAGAAGGTCTACAACAGCGCGAAGCAGAAGGCCCACGGTGACGGCAAGGGCAAGATCTTCGACGCCGCCGAAGCCACCGCCGTCGCCTACAGCCAGGCTCAGGACACCGGCGGCGCCGGGCTGGGCCTCAAGGTCAAGCACGCGCTGTTCGACAAGCTCGTCTTCAGCAAGCTTCGCGCGGCGCTGGGCGGCCGGTGTGTCGCCGCGGTGTCCGGCGGTGCCCCGCTCGGCGTGCGGCTGGCGCACTTCTTCCGCGGCATCGGCGTCCCGGTGTTCGAGGGCTACGGCCTGACCGAGACGTCCGCGGCGGCGTGCGTCGGCACCCAGGACGGGTTCCGCGTCGGCACCGTCGGGCGGCCCGTCGCCGGGACCTCGGTGCGGATCGCCGACGACGGCGAGATCCTGCTCAAGGGTGACGTCGTGTTCAGCGGCTACTTCAACAATGCCGAGGCGACCGCCGAAGCGCTCGAGGACGGCTGGTTCCACACCGGCGACCTCGGCGAGCTGGACAGCGACGGATTCCTCAAGATCACCGGGCGCAAGAAGGAGATCATCGTGACCGCGGGCGGCAAGAACGTCGCCCCGTCCGGTCTCGAGGACACCATCAAGGCCAGCCCGCTGATCAGCCAGGCGATGGTGGTGGGCGACCAGCGGCCGTTCATCGGCGCGCTGATCACCATCGACGAGGAGTACTTCCCGTCGTGGAAGTCCCAGCACGGCAAGCCTTCCGACGCCACGGTGTCCGATCTGGCCGGTGACGCCGAACTGCGCGCCGAAGTCCAGCAGGCCGTCGATCAGGCCAACAGCGCGGTGTCGCAGGCCGAGGCGATCAAGAAGTTCACGATCCTCTCGAAGGACTTCACCGAGGCCGGTGGCGAGATCACGCCGAGCCTCAAGCTGAAGCGCAACATCGTGAACAAGAACTACGCGAACGACATCGAAGCGCTGTACAAGAAGTAG
- a CDS encoding ArsA family ATPase yields MRILLFTGKGGVGKTTLAAATAAALAGRGRKTLVVSTDPAHSLGDAFGRALGAEPSEVDDLLHAAQIDTRGLVDSTWRELRQELQTALAGAGLDSLDAEELTVVPGVDELLALTEVQRLAEHGPWETVVVDCGPTAETLRLLALPEAVSGYLARMFKPGARRTAAAVRRLGAHLESLRTLLTDPATTTVRLVLTPERVVVAEARRTLSSLALRGILVDGLIVNRLMPAPGFWRGAAASWMRTRRTQQNAVLAELADAGFGPAQVKPVEHRAVEPVGLEALQEIAYELYQGLDPLAGNEKGVTPLLQVSESDGGYRLRIAVPLHRDSEVDLARVDDDLAVTVDGFRRLIALPEMLRPCRITGAESDARGLVVSLAGNRGPG; encoded by the coding sequence ATGCGGATCCTGCTGTTCACCGGCAAGGGGGGTGTCGGCAAGACCACGCTGGCCGCGGCGACGGCGGCGGCACTGGCCGGGCGGGGCAGGAAGACGCTCGTGGTCTCGACCGACCCGGCGCATTCCCTCGGTGACGCCTTCGGCCGCGCCCTCGGCGCCGAACCGTCCGAAGTGGACGACCTGCTGCACGCCGCCCAGATCGACACCCGCGGCCTCGTCGACAGCACCTGGCGCGAACTCAGGCAGGAACTGCAGACAGCGCTCGCGGGAGCGGGCCTCGACTCGCTCGACGCCGAAGAGCTGACAGTCGTGCCCGGCGTCGACGAACTCCTCGCCCTCACCGAGGTCCAGCGTCTCGCCGAGCACGGTCCCTGGGAGACGGTCGTCGTCGACTGCGGGCCGACAGCGGAAACGCTGCGCCTGCTGGCTTTGCCCGAGGCCGTCTCGGGTTACCTGGCGCGGATGTTCAAACCGGGCGCGCGGCGGACGGCGGCCGCGGTGCGGCGCCTCGGCGCGCATCTGGAGTCGCTGCGCACCCTGCTCACCGATCCGGCCACCACCACCGTGCGGCTCGTGCTGACCCCGGAACGCGTCGTCGTCGCGGAAGCCCGCCGTACGCTCAGTTCCCTGGCCCTGCGCGGAATCCTGGTCGACGGCCTGATCGTCAACCGGCTGATGCCCGCGCCCGGTTTCTGGCGCGGTGCCGCGGCTTCGTGGATGCGGACCCGGCGCACGCAGCAGAACGCCGTCCTCGCCGAACTCGCCGACGCCGGCTTCGGGCCGGCGCAGGTGAAGCCCGTCGAGCACCGCGCCGTCGAGCCGGTGGGGCTCGAGGCGTTGCAGGAAATCGCGTACGAGTTGTATCAAGGCCTGGATCCCTTGGCCGGAAACGAAAAGGGTGTCACCCCGCTCTTGCAGGTGTCCGAATCGGACGGTGGCTACCGGTTGCGGATCGCCGTGCCGTTGCACCGGGATTCCGAAGTGGACCTGGCCAGGGTGGACGATGATCTCGCCGTCACCGTCGACGGTTTCCGGCGGCTGATCGCGCTGCCGGAGATGTTGCGCCCGTGCCGGATCACCGGTGCGGAATCCGACGCGCGCGGCCTGGTCGTGAGCCTGGCCGGGAACCGGGGACCCGGGTGA
- a CDS encoding polyketide cyclase / dehydrase and lipid transport encodes MNQAPPALDIVDETFLVVPPSTVAAAFADPRSWSRYWPDLVLEVYTDRGDQGLRWTVRGALIGTMEVWLEPVLDGTLLHYFLRATPAGPDGEPLALQARDLRREFDRRARAAKAIALGLKEVLEDGREPGVGPRAE; translated from the coding sequence GTGAACCAGGCGCCGCCAGCCCTCGACATCGTTGACGAGACCTTCCTCGTGGTCCCGCCCTCCACCGTGGCCGCCGCCTTCGCCGATCCGCGATCTTGGTCACGTTACTGGCCCGACCTCGTTCTCGAGGTCTACACCGACCGCGGCGACCAAGGATTGCGCTGGACGGTGCGCGGCGCCTTGATCGGTACGATGGAGGTCTGGCTCGAGCCGGTGCTCGACGGCACTCTGCTGCATTACTTCCTGCGCGCCACTCCCGCCGGTCCGGACGGGGAGCCGCTGGCGCTCCAGGCCCGGGACCTGCGGCGGGAGTTCGACCGCAGGGCGCGTGCCGCCAAGGCGATCGCGCTCGGGCTCAAAGAGGTCCTGGAGGACGGGCGCGAGCCCGGGGTCGGCCCCCGGGCCGAGTAG
- a CDS encoding metallophosphoesterase family protein, giving the protein MRVHVVSDVHGNADALKRAGDGADALIVLGDLLDFVDYREHDKGIMGALFGAEKVGEFARLRREGTRDETVAFSRSLWATLADPAAAVGEAILDQYAVLFGALTAPTYATPGNVDDPSLWPEFAGDGISVLDGEVAEFGGLRFGFIGGALLPPNVVPRRNGFWRPYLRTREEYDTAVGALDDVDVLCTHIPPAVPELTYDVIARRSEIGSSALVDLIREQRPRWSVFGHVHQPLSSRTRLGRTECRNVGHFKETAQPYVLRW; this is encoded by the coding sequence ATGCGGGTTCACGTGGTGTCGGACGTGCACGGCAACGCCGACGCGCTCAAACGCGCGGGAGACGGCGCCGACGCGCTGATCGTGCTGGGCGACCTGCTGGACTTCGTCGACTACCGCGAGCACGACAAAGGGATCATGGGCGCGCTGTTCGGCGCCGAGAAGGTCGGCGAATTCGCGCGGCTGCGGCGTGAGGGCACTCGTGATGAGACCGTTGCCTTCTCGCGATCCTTGTGGGCCACTTTGGCCGATCCGGCCGCCGCCGTCGGAGAGGCGATCCTCGACCAGTACGCCGTCCTGTTCGGCGCCCTCACCGCGCCGACGTACGCGACGCCCGGCAACGTCGACGACCCGTCGCTGTGGCCCGAGTTCGCCGGTGACGGCATCTCCGTCCTCGACGGAGAGGTCGCCGAGTTCGGCGGGCTGCGCTTCGGGTTCATCGGCGGCGCGCTGCTCCCGCCGAACGTGGTCCCGCGCCGCAACGGCTTCTGGCGGCCGTACCTGCGCACCCGCGAGGAGTACGACACCGCGGTCGGCGCGCTCGACGACGTCGACGTCCTGTGCACCCACATCCCGCCCGCCGTCCCGGAACTGACCTACGACGTGATCGCGAGGCGGTCCGAGATCGGGTCGTCGGCGCTGGTGGACCTTATCCGCGAGCAGCGGCCGCGCTGGTCGGTCTTCGGGCACGTCCACCAGCCCCTCTCCTCGCGGACGAGGCTCGGCAGGACCGAATGCCGTAACGTCGGTCACTTCAAAGAGACGGCACAGCCGTACGTGCTTCGCTGGTGA
- a CDS encoding SRPBCC family protein has translation MAEQSTQSIEVDAEPERVMAVIADFPAYPEWAKAVRETEVLGEDDKGRAKQVKLTLDAGPIKDVYTLEYDWDADGQGVSWRLVKGQMQKAQNGRYALEALAAGRTKVTYTLSVELALPMIGLLRRKAEKMVMDTALKELKKRAEAS, from the coding sequence ATGGCCGAGCAGTCCACGCAATCCATCGAGGTCGACGCCGAGCCCGAGCGGGTCATGGCCGTCATCGCCGACTTTCCCGCGTACCCGGAATGGGCCAAGGCCGTCCGGGAGACCGAGGTGCTCGGCGAGGACGACAAGGGCCGCGCCAAACAGGTGAAACTCACCCTCGACGCCGGACCGATCAAGGACGTCTACACCCTCGAGTACGACTGGGACGCCGATGGCCAGGGCGTCAGCTGGCGCCTGGTCAAGGGCCAGATGCAGAAGGCCCAGAACGGCCGCTACGCCCTCGAAGCGCTGGCCGCCGGCCGCACCAAGGTGACGTATACGCTGTCCGTCGAGCTGGCGCTGCCGATGATCGGGCTGCTGCGCCGCAAGGCCGAGAAGATGGTCATGGACACCGCGCTCAAGGAGCTCAAGAAGCGCGCCGAAGCATCCTGA